A genomic window from Polaribacter gangjinensis includes:
- a CDS encoding HYR domain-containing protein: MKIKIHSNTVGKKIFFIAIHFMFLSILGQTSRPSINDFNPKTTFIGDIIEITGANFNQNAQKNSVFFGATKGEVMTASFGKLTVKVPVGATNSPISITNLDNNLTAYSKQTFNGIFCESVVDATTYQDSTPYTLPISYGAYNMEYADLNLDGKAEVISMGTGGVSIAVNNSTPGNLNFTALNIAGGGSSVAIADMDGDGFLDIVTNTRIYPNTTATPGGTLTFGPSITYTQVSSYQITVADINQDGKVDIIGSSNYLKVGLNTSTGPGNFGISTSQVGTTGYQTGNVTGARASDIDGDGKADFFGSVGNSNQGVSFRNITPAGSSTPQFETMETWGSDNPNEAGVGTYPYRLVMTDFDKDGKMDFASPNFNGNTSIAVWRNSSVPGNVSFDLVYNKLSPASNYRIGFGDANGDGYPDIITRSSGSSAFSVYINRSKDVQNSVKFDDRIDYTDNRGGEISGIVVGDMDGDFIPDIALSGTSSRSIRIFVNKSVGTDNTPPNAITRDIIVGLGTDGTVTITPQMVDNGSSDACGLDTLVLDKTVFTCNDVGDNTVTLTVRDRAGNISTATAIVTIKQAAIITQGQSTVCSGGTVELNANEGDSYQWFKNGIAIDGAVNRVYIASVTGAYSVQVTNSGGCSGTSLETQVTVNENPSIEVLPNGTAYLCSGTVELKAAESSLYQWIKDGTDIPDATLRTFKPTTVGNYQVRITDLFGCSAISDIIVVSNDTAPEVGVVHESNNFVSGTTKQVGTISKSSTSTFSYTISNTGLNSLRVSGATFSGTGAEFLSIPNTTFPIDIPQGQSVEITLNIIPTKSGTYQSSMQLVTNDCDEQYIDAVFSYQVPDVSNPTITTLTHNNLTSTTVSLSANVTSDGGATVTSRGFYYGTSPNPSTNLTTVVGTTGIMNASITGLAQNTQYYYNAFATNSNGTTLTSDGTFTTPFAPLVCAEIQNRNNGNNTGVCAGVGGNPVAPNFVNTPYAVIPTTPKTGNITFKWATGTEPLNPPAISNVWIDGFSTNTQVGPASPYSISGQSTLATYCFYGVNLPSRGNYTLEFVDPQTGTVLGRCTFTGSSNVGTDEPPLQTNVAPVITGPSSNTGATATLSMFEGLTSVHNYTANEIVTWSITGGANQALFSIDASTGALTFITAPVFGENNTYEVTITATDEQGAPTSQTLTITILNDLDPTITAITNIVACADQSISNVSFTISDDITTADNLVITAVSNNQNIVTNNSINITGTGGTKNISFTPVTGSSGTVTITISVTDELNQTSTTTFEVVFDIIAPVALAKDITIQLDGNGVATILPSQIDNGSTDNCEIKSISVSPNTFNGTNLANGGLNTVVLTVEDKGGNIATANAVVTIEDLIFPVVSSTDSPNDPSVDNYACDSVHNFIAGPSSCVALVSIAKPIWSDNVGIVSRTQSANNNVALTNLGDIILGNFPVGTTVVTFTATDSSGNTTSCNVTIVVTDTQLPVITNCPTDITVNNQPGSCSTLVNLITPTAGDNCTVSSVTYQTSGATILNGNDFPNVLTLNVGITNIVYTVSDASGNTIQCSYNVTVNDTEKPVVSGTPSNITQSNDAGLNGAVVTWTAPTVTDNCSVSTFVSSHQPGDFFPVGTTTVTYTATDIHGNVITSSFTVTINDTEKPVISGMPSNITQNNDLGVCGATVTWTLPTATDNSGIATFVSSHQPGDVFPVGTTTVTYTATDIHGNVITSSFTVTINDTEKPVVSGTPSNITQSNDAGLNGAVVTWTAPTVTDNCSVSTFVSSHQPGDFFPVGTTTVTYTATDIHGNVIASSFTVTINDTEKPVISGMPSNITQNNDLGACGATVTWTLPTATDNSGIATFVSSHQPGDVFPVGTTTVTYTATDIHGNVITSSFTVTINDTEKPVVSGTPSNITQSNDAGLNGAVVTWTAPTVTDNCSVSTFVSSHQPGDFFPVGTTTVTYTATDIHGNVIASSFTVTINDTEKPVISGMPSNITQNNDLGVCGATVTWTLPTATDNSGIATFVSSHQPGDVFPVGTTTVTYTATDIHGNVITSSFTVTINDTEKPVVSGTPSNITQSNDAGLNGAVVTWTAPTVTDNCSVSTFVSSHQPGDFFPVGTTTVTYTATDIHGNVITSSFTVTINDTEKPVISGMPSNITQNNDLGVCGATVTWTLPTATDNSGIATFVSSHQSGDVFPVGTTTVTYTATDIHGNVITSSFTVTINDTEKPVVSGTPSNITQSNDAGLNGAVVTWTAPTVTDNCSVSTFVSSHQPGDFFPVGTTTVTYTATDIHGNVITSSFTVTINDTEKPVISGMPSNITQNNDLGVCGATVTWTLPTATDNSGIATFVSSHQPGDVFPVGTTTVTYTATDIHGNVITSSFTVTINDTEKPVVSGTPSNITQSNDAGLNGAVVTWTAPTVTDNCSVSTFVSSHQPGDFFPVGTTTVTYTATDIHGNVITSSFTVTINDTEKPVISGMPSNITQNNDLGVCGATVTWTLPTATDNSGIATFVSSHQSGDVFPVGTTTVTYTATDIHGNVITSSFTVTINDTEKPVVESIPAINTINYISNTIQCGATVFWSEPVVSDNCSISSITKTHESGDFFQEGETTVTYTFTDIHGNQTIINMLVIVDSAQLDCDGDGVTNAQEKIDGTNPQDSCSSIPTSITMDVRNDYLDADCDGDGLSNREEIGPNPINPIDSDGDGIADYLEFNNHSNSTDDLEIFNLLTPNGDGDNDVFVIRNIELYPENTLEIYNRWGVKVYDVNGYGQSGRYFIGLSDGRVTVGRSSLLPSGTYFYILRYKSESGVWKDRKGYLYLTR; this comes from the coding sequence ATGAAAATTAAAATACATTCGAATACAGTTGGCAAAAAAATATTTTTTATAGCTATACATTTCATGTTTTTATCCATACTAGGTCAAACGAGTAGACCTAGTATTAATGATTTTAATCCTAAAACAACTTTCATAGGTGACATTATTGAAATTACGGGTGCAAATTTCAATCAAAATGCGCAAAAAAATAGTGTCTTTTTTGGGGCAACTAAAGGAGAAGTTATGACTGCTTCTTTTGGTAAACTTACAGTAAAGGTTCCTGTGGGCGCAACAAACAGTCCTATTTCTATTACAAATTTAGACAATAATCTTACTGCATATTCTAAACAAACTTTTAACGGAATTTTCTGTGAAAGTGTTGTAGATGCAACTACTTATCAAGATTCAACTCCGTATACATTACCAATTTCTTATGGTGCATATAATATGGAGTATGCCGATTTAAATCTAGATGGAAAAGCAGAGGTTATTAGTATGGGTACTGGAGGTGTTTCTATAGCTGTGAATAATAGTACCCCTGGCAACTTGAATTTCACCGCTTTAAATATTGCAGGCGGAGGGAGTTCAGTTGCAATAGCTGATATGGATGGTGATGGATTTTTAGATATTGTAACCAACACTAGGATTTACCCCAATACCACAGCCACCCCTGGAGGTACATTGACTTTTGGGCCAAGTATCACATATACTCAAGTATCTAGTTATCAAATTACAGTAGCAGATATCAATCAAGATGGTAAAGTTGATATTATTGGTTCATCCAATTATTTAAAAGTTGGATTGAATACATCAACTGGTCCTGGAAATTTTGGAATTTCAACATCGCAAGTTGGAACAACAGGTTATCAAACAGGAAATGTTACGGGTGCTCGTGCATCTGATATTGATGGTGATGGTAAGGCCGATTTTTTTGGTTCTGTTGGAAATTCAAATCAAGGAGTTTCTTTTCGTAATATCACACCAGCTGGCTCTTCTACACCACAGTTTGAAACAATGGAGACTTGGGGTTCTGACAATCCAAACGAGGCAGGAGTTGGTACTTACCCTTACCGTTTGGTGATGACAGATTTCGATAAAGATGGGAAAATGGATTTTGCTTCTCCCAATTTTAACGGAAATACTTCTATTGCAGTATGGAGAAACAGTTCGGTTCCAGGAAATGTTTCCTTTGATTTGGTTTATAATAAATTAAGTCCTGCATCAAATTATAGAATAGGTTTTGGAGATGCTAATGGTGATGGTTATCCAGATATCATTACTAGATCTTCAGGATCGTCTGCATTTTCTGTCTATATTAATAGAAGTAAGGATGTTCAAAACTCAGTAAAGTTTGATGATCGAATCGATTATACGGATAATAGAGGTGGAGAAATTTCTGGAATTGTTGTTGGGGATATGGATGGGGATTTTATACCAGACATTGCACTTTCAGGAACTTCGTCTCGAAGTATAAGAATTTTTGTGAATAAAAGTGTAGGCACTGATAATACTCCTCCTAATGCAATTACAAGAGATATCATAGTTGGATTAGGAACTGATGGTACAGTAACTATCACCCCCCAAATGGTAGACAATGGGTCAAGTGATGCTTGTGGTCTAGATACGCTAGTTTTAGATAAAACGGTATTTACCTGTAATGATGTGGGTGACAATACCGTTACCTTAACAGTTAGAGACAGAGCAGGCAATATAAGTACCGCTACTGCAATAGTAACTATTAAACAGGCGGCTATTATAACCCAAGGTCAATCGACTGTTTGTTCCGGTGGTACTGTTGAATTAAATGCTAATGAAGGGGATAGTTATCAATGGTTTAAAAACGGTATTGCAATTGATGGTGCTGTTAATAGGGTTTATATTGCTTCAGTTACTGGTGCATATTCTGTTCAGGTTACCAACTCAGGGGGATGTTCTGGAACTTCGTTAGAAACTCAAGTTACTGTAAATGAAAACCCAAGTATTGAAGTATTGCCAAATGGTACCGCTTATTTGTGTAGTGGTACTGTTGAATTGAAAGCTGCAGAGTCTTCGTTGTATCAGTGGATAAAAGATGGTACTGATATACCAGATGCTACACTTAGAACTTTCAAACCAACGACCGTTGGTAATTATCAAGTTAGAATTACAGATTTATTTGGGTGTAGTGCTATTTCCGATATTATTGTAGTTTCAAATGATACGGCTCCAGAAGTTGGAGTGGTGCATGAATCCAATAATTTTGTTTCTGGTACCACAAAACAAGTAGGTACTATTTCAAAAAGCTCAACTTCAACCTTTAGTTATACAATATCAAATACAGGTTTGAATAGCTTAAGAGTTAGTGGAGCTACATTTTCTGGAACTGGCGCGGAATTTTTAAGCATTCCTAATACAACATTTCCAATAGATATTCCTCAAGGGCAATCAGTAGAAATTACGTTAAATATTATACCAACAAAATCAGGTACATATCAATCATCCATGCAATTGGTAACCAACGATTGTGATGAGCAATACATTGATGCGGTTTTTAGCTATCAAGTACCCGATGTTTCTAATCCGACTATTACCACATTAACCCACAATAATTTAACTTCAACTACTGTTAGCTTATCTGCAAATGTTACTAGTGATGGTGGAGCTACTGTAACCTCAAGAGGTTTTTATTATGGTACATCGCCCAATCCATCAACCAATTTAACCACAGTTGTTGGGACTACTGGTATCATGAATGCTAGTATCACCGGTTTGGCTCAAAACACACAATATTATTATAACGCTTTTGCAACCAATTCTAATGGCACGACCCTTACTTCAGATGGAACATTTACTACTCCGTTTGCACCATTAGTTTGTGCTGAGATTCAAAATAGAAATAACGGGAATAATACAGGTGTTTGTGCGGGTGTAGGAGGAAATCCTGTTGCACCTAATTTTGTGAATACACCGTATGCAGTAATTCCTACCACACCTAAAACTGGAAATATTACTTTTAAGTGGGCTACAGGTACTGAGCCATTAAACCCACCAGCTATTAGTAATGTTTGGATTGATGGTTTTTCAACAAACACTCAGGTTGGTCCTGCATCACCCTATAGCATTTCTGGTCAAAGTACCTTAGCAACCTATTGTTTTTATGGTGTAAACTTGCCAAGTAGAGGGAATTATACTCTTGAATTTGTTGATCCTCAAACTGGTACTGTACTAGGTAGATGTACCTTTACAGGAAGTAGTAATGTTGGAACTGATGAACCACCATTACAAACAAATGTGGCTCCTGTAATTACAGGCCCATCATCAAATACTGGTGCAACTGCAACTTTAAGTATGTTTGAAGGTTTAACTTCAGTTCATAATTATACTGCGAATGAAATTGTAACATGGTCAATTACAGGTGGTGCAAATCAAGCATTATTTTCTATTGATGCATCTACAGGGGCTTTAACTTTTATTACTGCACCAGTATTTGGAGAGAATAATACATATGAGGTTACTATTACAGCTACTGATGAGCAAGGAGCACCAACCTCTCAAACACTTACAATTACCATTTTAAATGATTTAGATCCAACGATAACAGCAATAACAAATATAGTTGCTTGTGCAGATCAGTCTATTTCAAACGTGAGTTTTACAATTAGTGATGACATTACTACTGCTGATAATCTAGTTATCACAGCTGTATCTAACAATCAAAATATTGTAACAAATAATTCCATCAATATTACAGGAACAGGAGGTACAAAAAATATATCTTTTACACCTGTTACAGGTTCATCCGGAACAGTTACAATTACAATTTCTGTGACAGATGAATTAAATCAAACTTCGACTACTACTTTTGAGGTTGTATTTGATATTATAGCTCCGGTAGCATTAGCAAAAGACATTACCATTCAACTTGACGGTAACGGAGTTGCTACCATTTTACCCTCACAAATTGATAACGGATCTACTGATAATTGTGAAATTAAGTCAATATCTGTTTCACCTAATACTTTTAATGGTACTAACTTGGCAAATGGAGGTTTGAATACTGTGGTGTTAACAGTTGAAGACAAAGGAGGCAACATTGCGACAGCAAATGCAGTTGTTACTATTGAAGATCTTATTTTTCCAGTAGTTTCGAGTACGGATTCTCCAAACGATCCTTCAGTAGATAATTATGCTTGTGATTCAGTTCATAACTTTATTGCAGGTCCTAGTTCATGTGTGGCACTAGTTTCGATAGCAAAACCTATTTGGTCAGACAATGTAGGGATTGTAAGTAGAACACAATCTGCAAACAATAATGTAGCACTCACCAATTTAGGAGATATTATTCTTGGTAATTTCCCTGTTGGTACTACAGTTGTTACATTTACGGCTACAGATTCTAGTGGAAATACAACTTCTTGTAATGTTACTATTGTAGTAACTGATACACAGTTACCTGTCATTACAAATTGTCCAACTGATATTACAGTTAATAATCAGCCAGGATCTTGCAGTACATTAGTAAATCTTATCACTCCTACTGCTGGAGATAATTGTACAGTATCTTCTGTAACTTATCAAACATCTGGTGCTACTATTTTGAATGGTAATGATTTTCCAAATGTTTTAACTTTAAATGTAGGAATTACAAATATAGTTTATACAGTTTCAGATGCCTCTGGAAATACTATTCAATGTTCCTATAATGTAACTGTAAATGATACAGAGAAGCCTGTAGTTTCAGGTACACCGTCGAACATTACCCAAAGTAATGATGCAGGGTTGAATGGAGCTGTAGTAACATGGACTGCACCAACAGTAACGGACAATTGTTCAGTAAGTACATTTGTAAGTTCACATCAACCGGGAGATTTCTTCCCAGTAGGTACTACAACAGTAACTTATACAGCAACTGATATTCATGGAAATGTAATTACTAGTAGTTTTACAGTAACTATCAATGATACAGAGAAGCCAGTTATCTCAGGTATGCCATCGAATATTACCCAAAATAATGATTTGGGAGTATGTGGAGCTACAGTGACATGGACGTTACCAACAGCCACAGATAATTCAGGTATAGCAACATTTGTAAGTTCACACCAACCAGGAGACGTTTTCCCAGTAGGTACTACAACAGTAACTTACACAGCAACTGATATTCATGGAAATGTAATTACTAGTAGTTTTACAGTAACTATCAATGATACAGAGAAGCCTGTAGTTTCAGGTACACCATCGAATATTACCCAAAGTAATGATGCAGGGTTGAATGGAGCTGTAGTAACATGGACTGCACCAACAGTGACAGACAATTGTTCAGTAAGTACATTTGTAAGTTCACATCAACCGGGAGATTTCTTCCCAGTAGGTACTACAACAGTAACTTATACAGCAACTGATATTCATGGAAATGTAATTGCTAGTAGTTTTACAGTAACTATCAATGATACAGAGAAGCCAGTTATCTCAGGTATGCCATCGAATATTACCCAAAATAATGATTTGGGAGCATGTGGAGCTACAGTGACATGGACGTTACCAACAGCCACAGATAATTCAGGTATAGCAACATTTGTAAGTTCACACCAACCAGGAGATGTTTTCCCAGTAGGTACTACAACAGTAACTTACACAGCAACTGATATTCATGGAAATGTAATTACCAGTAGTTTTACAGTAACTATCAATGATACAGAGAAGCCTGTAGTTTCAGGTACACCGTCGAACATTACCCAAAGTAATGATGCAGGGTTGAATGGAGCTGTAGTAACATGGACTGCACCAACAGTGACAGATAATTGTTCAGTAAGTACATTTGTAAGTTCACATCAACCGGGAGATTTCTTCCCAGTAGGTACTACAACAGTAACTTATACAGCAACTGATATTCATGGAAATGTAATTGCTAGTAGTTTTACAGTAACTATCAATGATACAGAGAAGCCAGTTATCTCAGGTATGCCATCTAATATTACCCAAAATAATGATTTGGGAGTATGTGGAGCTACAGTGACATGGACGTTACCAACAGCCACAGATAATTCAGGTATAGCAACATTTGTAAGTTCACACCAACCAGGAGATGTTTTCCCAGTAGGTACTACAACAGTAACTTACACAGCAACTGATATTCATGGAAATGTAATTACCAGTAGTTTTACAGTAACTATCAATGATACAGAGAAGCCTGTAGTTTCAGGTACACCATCGAACATTACCCAAAGTAATGATGCAGGGTTGAATGGAGCTGTAGTAACATGGACTGCACCAACAGTAACAGACAATTGTTCAGTAAGTACATTTGTAAGTTCACATCAACCGGGAGATTTCTTCCCAGTAGGTACTACAACAGTAACTTATACAGCAACTGATATTCATGGTAATGTAATTACTAGTAGTTTTACAGTAACTATCAATGATACAGAGAAGCCAGTTATCTCAGGTATGCCATCTAATATTACCCAAAATAATGATTTGGGAGTATGTGGAGCTACAGTGACATGGACGTTACCAACAGCCACAGATAATTCAGGTATAGCAACATTTGTAAGTTCACACCAATCAGGAGACGTTTTCCCAGTAGGTACTACAACAGTAACTTACACAGCAACTGATATTCATGGAAATGTAATTACCAGTAGTTTTACAGTAACTATCAATGATACAGAGAAGCCTGTAGTTTCAGGTACACCATCGAATATTACCCAAAGTAATGATGCAGGGTTGAATGGAGCTGTAGTAACATGGACTGCACCAACAGTAACAGACAATTGTTCAGTAAGTACATTTGTAAGTTCACATCAACCGGGAGATTTCTTCCCAGTAGGTACTACAACAGTAACTTATACAGCAACTGATATTCATGGAAATGTAATTACTAGTAGTTTTACAGTAACTATCAATGATACAGAGAAGCCAGTTATCTCAGGTATGCCATCTAATATTACCCAAAATAATGATTTGGGAGTATGTGGAGCTACAGTGACATGGACGTTACCAACAGCCACAGATAATTCAGGTATAGCAACATTTGTAAGTTCACACCAACCAGGAGATGTTTTCCCAGTAGGTACTACAACAGTAACTTACACAGCAACTGATATTCATGGAAATGTAATTACCAGTAGTTTTACAGTAACTATCAATGATACAGAGAAGCCTGTAGTTTCAGGTACACCATCGAACATTACCCAAAGTAATGATGCAGGGTTGAATGGAGCTGTAGTAACATGGACTGCACCAACAGTAACAGACAATTGTTCAGTAAGTACATTTGTAAGTTCACATCAACCGGGAGATTTCTTCCCAGTAGGTACTACAACAGTAACTTATACAGCAACTGATATTCATGGTAATGTAATTACTAGTAGTTTTACAGTAACTATCAATGATACAGAGAAGCCAGTTATCTCAGGTATGCCATCTAATATTACCCAAAATAATGATTTGGGAGTATGTGGAGCTACAGTGACATGGACGTTACCAACAGCCACAGATAATTCAGGTATAGCAACATTTGTAAGTTCACACCAATCAGGAGACGTTTTCCCAGTAGGTACTACAACAGTAACTTACACAGCAACTGATATTCATGGAAATGTAATTACCAGTAGTTTTACAGTAACTATCAATGATACAGAGAAGCCTGTAGTTGAGAGTATACCTGCAATTAATACTATTAATTATATAAGTAATACAATTCAATGTGGCGCTACTGTATTTTGGAGTGAGCCTGTGGTTTCAGATAATTGTAGTATTTCGAGTATTACAAAAACTCATGAGAGTGGTGATTTCTTTCAAGAAGGTGAAACCACTGTTACTTATACTTTCACTGATATTCATGGAAACCAAACAATCATAAATATGTTAGTGATTGTAGATTCAGCTCAATTAGATTGTGATGGAGATGGAGTTACTAATGCTCAAGAAAAGATCGACGGTACAAACCCACAAGATTCATGTTCATCAATTCCTACAAGTATAACAATGGATGTTCGTAATGATTATTTAGATGCTGATTGTGATGGAGATGGTTTGAGTAACAGAGAGGAAATTGGACCAAATCCAATAAATCCAATTGATTCAGATGGAGATGGCATTGCAGATTATTTAGAATTCAATAATCATTCTAATTCTACAGATGATTTAGAAATATTCAATTTGCTTACACCAAATGGAGATGGAGACAATGATGTTTTTGTTATTCGAAACATAGAGTTGTATCCTGAGAATACTTTAGAGATTTATAATCGATGGGGAGTAAAAGTTTATGATGTTAACGGATATGGTCAAAGTGGAAGATATTTTATTGGATTATCGGATGGAAGAGTTACAGTAGGAAGATCATCATTATTACCTTCAGGTACATACTTTTATATTTTACGATATAAATCAGAATCAGGTGTGTGGAAAGATCGTAAAGGATATTTATACTTAACGAGATAA
- a CDS encoding PorP/SprF family type IX secretion system membrane protein, translating into MKKILIIIIIFTSIGLSYGQQDAQFSNYMYNTLSFNPAYAGSRGTKSIYLSQRSQWVGLEGAPTTNALSYHSPIGSTNLGFGLSFMNDAIGPVEENLVSLDISYSINTSYDYKLAFGLRASAHMLNVDFMRLNIFNPDDVLAQNNINNRVSPNIGVGLFWYSDKSYLGLSIPNLLETRHINRNLNSSVSSVSKERLHYHFIAGYLFDLSQDIVFKPALLTKFVSGAPLQIDLSTNFQIYEKFTIGASYRLDAAVSFLGGLQLNPSWFVGYGYDLDTNSLSSFNSGSHEVFLRYEVFRTDKLKSPRFF; encoded by the coding sequence ATGAAAAAAATATTAATTATTATCATAATTTTTACGTCTATTGGATTGAGTTATGGACAACAAGATGCTCAATTTAGTAATTATATGTATAACACGTTGAGTTTTAATCCAGCATATGCCGGTTCAAGAGGTACAAAAAGTATCTATTTGTCTCAACGTTCACAGTGGGTGGGTTTGGAAGGAGCACCAACCACCAATGCGCTTTCTTATCATTCGCCAATAGGCTCAACAAATTTAGGGTTTGGTTTGAGCTTTATGAACGATGCTATTGGTCCCGTTGAAGAAAATCTAGTTTCATTAGATATTTCATATAGTATAAATACTTCTTATGATTACAAATTAGCGTTTGGTTTAAGGGCGAGTGCACATATGCTGAATGTTGATTTTATGAGATTAAATATATTTAACCCTGATGATGTTTTAGCTCAGAATAACATCAATAATCGAGTTTCGCCTAACATAGGAGTTGGTTTATTTTGGTATTCAGATAAAAGTTATTTAGGTTTATCAATTCCCAACTTATTAGAAACTAGACATATTAATAGAAACTTAAATTCATCAGTAAGTTCAGTGTCTAAAGAACGTTTACACTATCATTTTATAGCTGGATATTTATTCGACTTAAGCCAAGATATTGTATTTAAACCTGCATTATTAACAAAGTTTGTTTCTGGTGCACCCTTACAGATAGATCTTTCTACAAATTTTCAAATTTATGAGAAGTTTACTATTGGTGCTTCTTATCGTTTAGATGCAGCAGTTAGCTTTCTTGGAGGTTTGCAATTAAATCCTAGTTGGTTTGTGGGTTATGGATATGATTTAGATACAAATTCTTTATCAAGTTTCAATTCTGGTTCTCATGAAGTGTTTTTGCGCTATGAAGTATTTAGAACAGATAAACTTAAATCTCCAAGATTTTTTTAA
- a CDS encoding OmpA family protein: MKIHFNYIAVCFLTISSCLYSQDDKLTRANIKYNSMSYADAIKLYNGLVNDGLGSAEIFENLGNSYYLQSNYQLAKESYDSLFKKTDAVSLSTYYRYINVLRSTKKYGEADIMYSKLLLKFPQEKIENNVKNTIFLSPEVLLVESINLKKSNINSPYSDYKVSYLGDDKIVFSSSKETKKFNSIKSIWNNEAYTNLYESSLVSDSLTGISTKLKGSVNKLYNESSAVFTKDGRTMYFTRNNQLKSKFETDSLKNVLLKIYKATFDGKRWGKIEELPFNSNQFNCAHPALSADEDYLYFSSDMPGSFGDSDLYRVSIKNNTYGEPENLGSTINTKGRDTFPFVTSNNILIFSSDYRKGLGGLDLYYVNLNDNSKKVYTFSKPINSSYDDFGLIYKQSNGKGFLTSNRIQDNASSDDIYEFTGFSIPTVSDYNLTIKSSNNTDLIGSTAVSVFDGNNNLIGTLKSLNNVVTISGVDLSKKYHLQIINDQYQPIHLPLKIDDSGTLSITLQEKEPENAQLDLRNILKLNNIYFDFDKSNVREDALLELQKVVDILIKYPEIKIDIIGHTDSIGASSYNEKLSIKRANATKQWLVGKGISEDRLNALGFGEEKPINDCLLSKKCTNVDYEKNRRIEFLIRLK; encoded by the coding sequence ATGAAAATACATTTTAATTACATAGCCGTTTGTTTTTTAACAATCAGTAGTTGTTTATACAGTCAAGATGATAAATTAACAAGAGCTAACATTAAATATAATAGTATGTCATATGCTGATGCTATTAAACTATATAATGGATTGGTTAATGATGGTCTTGGTTCAGCAGAAATTTTTGAAAACTTAGGCAACTCATATTATTTACAATCTAATTATCAGTTAGCGAAAGAAAGCTACGATTCTTTATTTAAGAAAACAGATGCTGTTTCTTTGTCTACATATTATAGATATATCAATGTATTAAGAAGTACAAAAAAGTATGGAGAAGCTGATATAATGTATTCAAAATTGTTACTAAAATTTCCTCAAGAAAAGATTGAAAATAATGTAAAAAACACTATTTTTTTAAGCCCTGAGGTGTTGCTTGTTGAATCAATTAATTTAAAAAAATCTAATATTAATTCCCCTTATTCTGATTATAAGGTATCTTATTTAGGAGATGATAAAATTGTTTTTTCAAGTAGTAAAGAAACTAAAAAGTTTAATTCTATAAAATCAATATGGAATAACGAGGCATACACAAATTTATATGAATCTTCTCTTGTATCAGATAGTTTAACTGGGATCTCAACTAAATTGAAAGGAAGTGTAAACAAACTTTACAATGAGTCATCAGCAGTATTTACTAAAGATGGTAGAACAATGTATTTTACTCGAAACAATCAATTAAAATCTAAGTTTGAAACAGACTCTTTAAAAAATGTATTACTAAAGATTTATAAAGCCACTTTTGATGGGAAAAGATGGGGTAAAATTGAGGAATTACCCTTTAACAGTAATCAGTTTAATTGTGCTCATCCCGCATTGAGTGCAGATGAAGATTATTTGTACTTTTCATCAGATATGCCGGGTTCTTTTGGTGATTCTGATTTGTATAGAGTTTCAATTAAAAACAATACTTATGGAGAACCTGAAAATTTAGGTTCTACTATAAATACCAAAGGGAGAGATACATTTCCTTTTGTAACCTCTAATAATATATTAATTTTTTCTTCAGATTATAGAAAAGGTTTAGGAGGATTGGATTTGTATTATGTAAATCTAAATGATAATTCTAAAAAAGTATATACTTTTAGTAAACCAATAAACAGTTCTTATGATGATTTTGGCTTGATATACAAGCAATCTAATGGTAAAGGCTTTTTAACATCTAACCGAATTCAAGACAACGCAAGTTCAGATGATATTTATGAATTTACTGGATTTTCTATACCAACAGTATCAGACTACAATTTAACTATAAAATCTAGTAATAATACTGATTTGATTGGTAGTACTGCTGTTTCTGTATTTGATGGTAATAACAACTTAATAGGAACCCTAAAATCTTTGAACAATGTAGTTACAATTTCAGGTGTTGATTTATCAAAAAAATATCATCTACAAATTATTAATGACCAGTATCAACCAATTCATCTTCCGCTAAAAATTGATGATTCAGGTACATTGTCAATTACCTTACAAGAAAAGGAACCAGAGAATGCTCAATTAGATTTAAGAAATATTTTAAAATTAAATAATATTTATTTTGATTTTGATAAATCAAATGTTAGAGAAGATGCCTTGCTAGAACTTCAAAAGGTTGTTGATATTTTAATTAAGTACCCAGAAATTAAAATTGATATTATAGGGCACACAGATAGTATAGGAGCATCTTCTTATAACGAAAAATTATCTATTAAAAGAGCCAATGCAACAAAGCAATGGTTGGTAGGTAAAGGAATTTCAGAAGATAGATTAAATGCATTAGGATTCGGAGAAGAGAAGCCAATAAATGATTGTTTGCTATCAAAAAAATGCACTAATGTAGATTATGAAAAAAACAGAAGAATTGAATTTTTAATAAGGTTAAAATAA